In Dasania marina DSM 21967, one genomic interval encodes:
- the paaX gene encoding phenylacetic acid degradation operon negative regulatory protein PaaX, whose product MAKLKCIESLLAEFQQQRPMRGGSLIVSIFGDSISQHGGSVWLGSLIEALQPFGLNQRLVRTSVYRLIQENWLVSTQIGRRSYYSFTEFGSRQYQKTSRRIYSASRPQWDGQWTLVLPAYVEEERDELRKELRWLGYGTLASGLLARPGADRRSLDETLQELDAVDKVVVMNAHTEELASQGVLKQLSKACWNLDELEARYNGFLGRFRPVQAAVTKAKSLDAEQCFQLRTLLIHEYRRILLKDSDLPDELLHADWAGKSALNLTANIYRATYQGAENYLLGHMETAEGKLPKADAGFYQRFGGL is encoded by the coding sequence ATGGCCAAATTGAAGTGTATTGAAAGCCTACTGGCGGAGTTTCAGCAGCAGCGACCTATGCGTGGCGGCTCCTTGATAGTCAGTATTTTTGGCGACTCTATTTCCCAGCATGGTGGCTCGGTATGGTTGGGCAGCTTAATAGAGGCTTTGCAGCCTTTTGGGCTAAACCAGCGATTGGTGCGCACGTCGGTTTACCGTCTTATTCAAGAAAACTGGTTGGTCTCCACCCAGATAGGCCGCCGCAGCTATTACAGTTTTACCGAATTTGGTTCGCGCCAGTATCAAAAAACCTCTCGCCGTATTTACTCTGCCAGCCGCCCGCAATGGGATGGGCAGTGGACCTTGGTGCTGCCGGCCTATGTGGAAGAGGAGCGCGATGAGCTGCGCAAAGAGTTGCGCTGGTTGGGTTACGGCACCTTAGCCTCTGGCCTATTGGCGCGCCCCGGTGCGGATAGGCGCTCGCTGGATGAAACCTTACAAGAGCTAGATGCGGTTGATAAGGTGGTGGTGATGAATGCCCACACCGAAGAGTTGGCCTCGCAAGGGGTGCTGAAGCAGCTTTCTAAGGCTTGCTGGAACTTGGATGAATTAGAGGCGCGTTACAATGGCTTTTTGGGTCGCTTTCGGCCGGTGCAGGCAGCAGTCACTAAGGCCAAGTCCTTGGATGCGGAGCAGTGCTTTCAGTTGCGCACCTTGCTGATACACGAATACAGGCGCATCTTACTCAAAGATAGCGACCTACCCGATGAGCTACTGCATGCCGATTGGGCGGGTAAGTCGGCATTAAACTTAACCGCGAATATCTACAGGGCCACCTATCAAGGGGCAGAAAACTACTTGCTGGGCCATATGGAAACCGCTGAAGGTAAGCTGCCAAAGGCTGATGCCGGCTTTTATCAGCGCTTCGGGGGCCTTTAG
- the paaE gene encoding 1,2-phenylacetyl-CoA epoxidase subunit PaaE, producing the protein MSNTELDKKPDTNFYPLTLANVQAETDTAVRISFAVPDQLQDTFRFVQGQFLTLRAVIDGVEMRRSYSICSGVNDGHLRVAIKRVKDGVFSNYANDNFKAGDSVEVMPPQGSFGTALNKNQKKNYMCLAVGSGITPMLSIIKSVLAIEPESRVTLIYGNQRSNTVMFKEELSFVKNYYLERFQWINIMSQEDQGSDLLKGRIDNKKGYLLQKHKLIDIHNTDDAFICGPESMMSEVSHGFRLEGLKDTQIHYELFASSSEDSEARLAKAHQRVQDYGEEKTSKVTVKADGRAIEFNLAAVGENILDAGMANGMELPYSCKAGVCSTCKCKLVEGQVDMDIAHGLEPHEIEAGYILSCQAHPISDVVVVDFDQR; encoded by the coding sequence ATGTCAAATACAGAGTTAGATAAGAAGCCAGATACAAATTTTTATCCATTAACCCTTGCTAACGTACAGGCGGAAACCGATACCGCGGTGCGGATTAGTTTTGCTGTGCCAGATCAGCTGCAAGACACTTTTCGTTTTGTGCAGGGGCAATTTTTAACCCTAAGAGCGGTTATTGATGGCGTAGAAATGCGCCGCTCTTACTCTATATGCTCAGGGGTTAATGATGGCCACCTGCGGGTAGCCATTAAGCGGGTAAAGGATGGAGTTTTTTCTAATTACGCCAATGATAATTTTAAGGCTGGCGATAGCGTTGAGGTTATGCCGCCTCAGGGCAGTTTTGGCACGGCGCTGAATAAAAACCAGAAAAAGAACTATATGTGCCTAGCTGTAGGTAGCGGTATTACCCCCATGCTTTCTATTATCAAGTCTGTTTTGGCTATAGAGCCAGAGAGCCGGGTGACCTTAATTTATGGCAATCAACGTAGTAATACGGTGATGTTTAAAGAAGAGTTAAGCTTTGTTAAAAATTATTATTTAGAGCGATTTCAGTGGATTAATATCATGAGCCAAGAGGATCAAGGCTCCGATCTACTTAAAGGCAGAATAGATAATAAAAAAGGTTATCTGTTACAAAAGCACAAACTCATCGATATTCATAATACCGATGACGCGTTTATTTGTGGCCCTGAGTCTATGATGTCTGAAGTTTCCCACGGCTTTAGATTAGAAGGGTTAAAAGATACCCAGATACATTATGAATTGTTTGCCAGTTCCTCGGAAGATTCCGAAGCGCGCCTAGCAAAAGCGCATCAGCGGGTGCAGGACTACGGTGAAGAGAAAACCAGCAAGGTAACCGTGAAAGCCGATGGCCGTGCTATAGAGTTTAATTTGGCTGCGGTGGGCGAAAATATATTAGACGCCGGCATGGCGAACGGCATGGAGCTGCCTTATTCCTGCAAGGCGGGGGTTTGTTCTACCTGCAAGTGTAAATTGGTAGAGGGGCAGGTGGATATGGATATTGCTCATGGCTTAGAGCCTCATGAAATTGAAGCTGGTTATATATTGAGCTGTCAGGCTCATCCTATTTCTGATGTGGTGGTGGTTGATTTTGATCAGCGCTAA
- the paaD gene encoding 1,2-phenylacetyl-CoA epoxidase subunit PaaD, whose protein sequence is MQHIPLMTHEQYQRQQLRRNSPYTELWDLLDQVKDPEIPVLSLWDLGVLRDVSREGETVQVTITPTYSGCPAMDVMREDIEILLRSHGIEKIAISTVLAPAWTTDWMTDKGRAQLRDYGIAPPDDALDQQGRETPAANVRCPHCGSTHTQRISEFASTACKALFQCNDCSEPFDYFKNI, encoded by the coding sequence ATGCAGCACATACCGCTAATGACCCACGAGCAGTATCAGCGGCAGCAGTTGCGACGCAACTCGCCCTATACCGAGCTTTGGGATTTGCTGGACCAAGTGAAAGATCCAGAAATCCCCGTGCTTTCGCTATGGGACTTGGGCGTGTTACGCGATGTCAGCCGCGAGGGTGAAACCGTACAGGTGACGATTACACCGACCTATTCGGGCTGCCCCGCCATGGATGTTATGCGCGAGGATATAGAGATTTTATTGCGCAGCCACGGCATAGAAAAGATAGCGATAAGCACCGTATTGGCCCCGGCTTGGACTACCGACTGGATGACCGATAAAGGGCGTGCGCAGTTGCGAGACTATGGCATTGCGCCCCCCGACGATGCCTTGGATCAGCAGGGGCGTGAGACGCCGGCAGCCAATGTACGCTGCCCGCATTGCGGCTCTACCCACACGCAAAGAATCAGTGAGTTTGCTTCTACCGCCTGCAAGGCATTGTTTCAGTGCAATGATTGCAGCGAGCCCTTTGATTATTTTAAAAATATTTAA
- the paaC gene encoding 1,2-phenylacetyl-CoA epoxidase subunit PaaC yields MSTKDVINSDIKQDIISYTVRLGDDALVLGHRVSEWVSKGPFLEEDIALGNVALDYIGRSRMLYSYAAELAGNDTTEDDYAYLRDERQFQNFLINELPRGDFAYTITRQLFVDVFNHYYLTALLASKDQTLAAIAAKGIKETQYHLRRSREWTLRLGDGTAESHERMQRAIDELWGYTHEIFEHDALEQRLIDAGIAVDAASFKAQWLADIKAILAAATLAVPDAEWAVRGGREGYHTEYLSHLLMEMQFVYRTYPNAKW; encoded by the coding sequence ATGAGTACTAAAGACGTGATCAACAGTGACATAAAACAAGATATTATCAGCTATACCGTGCGCCTAGGCGATGACGCCTTAGTGCTGGGGCACAGAGTGTCCGAATGGGTAAGCAAGGGCCCTTTTTTAGAAGAGGATATCGCCCTAGGTAATGTGGCCTTGGATTATATAGGCCGCTCGCGCATGCTCTACAGTTATGCCGCTGAGTTGGCGGGCAATGATACAACAGAAGATGATTACGCCTATTTACGCGACGAGCGGCAGTTTCAAAACTTTTTAATTAACGAGCTGCCACGCGGTGATTTTGCTTACACCATTACTCGTCAGTTATTTGTTGATGTGTTTAATCATTATTACTTAACAGCTTTGTTAGCGTCTAAAGATCAAACCTTGGCGGCCATTGCTGCCAAGGGCATAAAAGAAACCCAGTATCATTTACGCCGCAGCAGGGAATGGACTTTGCGCCTAGGTGATGGCACCGCAGAAAGCCATGAACGTATGCAGCGCGCTATAGATGAGCTCTGGGGTTATACCCATGAGATTTTTGAGCATGATGCTTTAGAGCAGCGCTTAATCGATGCTGGTATCGCAGTGGATGCAGCTAGTTTTAAGGCGCAGTGGTTGGCGGATATTAAAGCCATTTTAGCGGCGGCGACGTTGGCCGTGCCCGATGCGGAGTGGGCGGTACGTGGCGGCCGTGAAGGTTATCACACCGAGTACCTCAGCCATCTGCTAATGGAAATGCAGTTTGTGTATCGTACCTACCCCAATGCTAAGTGGTAA
- the paaB gene encoding 1,2-phenylacetyl-CoA epoxidase subunit PaaB has protein sequence MSLEHLELFEVFVRPARGLDHKHAGSLHAADHEQALEYARDCYTRRSEGVSIWVVKSCDISASQEDDSDSFFDPSDDKPYRHATYYPLPKEVDNM, from the coding sequence ATGTCATTAGAACATTTAGAATTATTTGAAGTTTTTGTGCGCCCTGCGCGTGGTTTAGACCACAAACATGCGGGCAGTTTACATGCCGCCGATCATGAGCAGGCATTGGAATATGCCCGCGATTGCTACACCCGCCGCAGCGAAGGTGTCAGCATTTGGGTGGTGAAGTCCTGTGATATTAGTGCTTCACAAGAGGATGATAGCGACAGCTTTTTTGATCCCTCCGATGATAAACCCTATCGCCACGCCACCTATTATCCGCTTCCTAAAGAAGTGGACAATATGTAA
- the paaA gene encoding 1,2-phenylacetyl-CoA epoxidase subunit PaaA, with protein sequence MKTKDQSEEMSALEQKFQARVDAEQKIEPKDWMPEAYRKNLIRQISQHAHSEVIGMQPEGNWITRAPSLRRKAVLLAKVQDEAGHGLYLYSATETLGISRAELIAALQDGSAKYASIFNYPTQTWGDVGAIGWLVDGAAICNQVSLQRTSYGPYARGMIRICKEESFHQRQGYQIMISLAHGTPAQKQMAQDSLNRFYWPSLMMFGPHDSDSAHSARSMKWKIKRETNDDLRQKFIDQTVPQIEYLGLQHPDKDLKWNEQRGHYDGGEIDWEEFQSVINGNGHCNRQRIQHHVQAHEEGAWVRDAQNAYEQKIRARKASSAA encoded by the coding sequence ATGAAGACTAAAGACCAAAGCGAAGAGATGAGTGCACTGGAGCAGAAGTTTCAGGCTCGTGTAGATGCGGAGCAAAAAATCGAACCCAAAGATTGGATGCCTGAAGCCTACCGAAAAAATTTGATACGGCAGATCTCTCAGCACGCCCATTCCGAAGTGATAGGTATGCAGCCTGAAGGCAATTGGATAACCCGTGCCCCTTCACTGCGTCGCAAGGCGGTGTTATTAGCCAAGGTGCAGGATGAGGCCGGCCATGGTTTGTACTTGTACAGTGCAACGGAAACCTTGGGTATCTCGCGCGCCGAGTTAATCGCCGCGCTGCAAGATGGCTCGGCCAAGTACGCCTCTATTTTTAATTACCCTACCCAAACTTGGGGTGATGTCGGTGCCATAGGTTGGTTGGTTGATGGCGCAGCGATTTGTAATCAGGTGTCATTACAGCGCACCTCTTACGGCCCCTATGCTCGCGGCATGATACGCATTTGTAAGGAAGAAAGTTTCCATCAGCGTCAGGGTTACCAGATTATGATTTCCTTGGCCCACGGCACACCCGCGCAAAAGCAGATGGCGCAGGATTCGCTCAATCGCTTTTATTGGCCATCGCTAATGATGTTTGGCCCTCATGACTCTGACTCTGCGCATTCTGCCCGCTCTATGAAGTGGAAGATTAAGCGTGAAACCAATGATGATTTACGTCAGAAGTTTATTGATCAAACAGTTCCGCAGATTGAGTACTTAGGCTTACAGCATCCCGATAAAGACCTGAAGTGGAATGAGCAACGTGGCCACTACGACGGCGGTGAAATTGATTGGGAGGAGTTTCAGAGCGTTATTAATGGCAATGGCCACTGTAATCGTCAGCGCATACAGCACCATGTGCAAGCGCATGAAGAGGGCGCTTGGGTGCGCGATGCGCAAAACGCCTACGAACAAAAGATCAGAGCGCGTAAGGCGAGTAGTGCAGCCTAG
- the pcaF gene encoding 3-oxoadipyl-CoA thiolase, with protein MKDAFICDAIRTPIGRYGGALSSVRADDLGAVPLKALQVRNPGVAWDAVDDIIYGCANQAGEDNRNVARMSALLAGLPVEVPGATINRLCGSGMDAVGLAARSIKSGETELMIAGGVESMSRAPMVMPKADAAFSRKAELFDTTIGWRFVNALLKAQYGVDSMPETAENVAAEFYISREDQDTFALSSQQKAAAAQANGIFAQEIVPVMIPQRKGEPLQVDTDEHPRADTTLATLSKLRAPFRENGSVTAGNASGVNDGACALLLASEQAASRYGLTPKARVVAMATAGVAPRIMGMGPAPAARKVLEKAGLRLADMDVIELNEAFAAQGLAVMRELGLPDDAAQVNPNGGAIALGHPLGMSGARLVTTAMYQLHRIQGRYALCTMCIGVGQGIAIIIERV; from the coding sequence ATTAAAGATGCGTTTATCTGTGATGCCATACGCACGCCTATAGGCCGCTATGGTGGCGCGCTATCATCGGTACGCGCCGATGATTTAGGTGCCGTGCCTCTTAAAGCCTTACAAGTACGTAACCCCGGCGTAGCCTGGGATGCTGTAGACGATATTATTTATGGCTGTGCCAATCAGGCCGGTGAAGATAATCGCAACGTAGCGAGAATGAGTGCCTTGTTGGCGGGCTTACCTGTAGAAGTGCCGGGTGCTACGATAAATAGGTTGTGTGGTAGTGGTATGGATGCGGTAGGTCTTGCGGCGCGTTCGATTAAGTCTGGCGAAACCGAATTGATGATAGCCGGTGGTGTTGAATCCATGTCGCGTGCGCCTATGGTTATGCCCAAGGCGGATGCCGCGTTTAGTCGCAAGGCCGAGCTTTTTGATACCACTATAGGCTGGCGCTTTGTGAATGCATTATTAAAAGCCCAGTACGGCGTAGATTCCATGCCCGAGACGGCTGAAAATGTGGCGGCAGAATTTTATATCTCCCGTGAAGACCAAGATACCTTTGCCTTAAGTAGTCAGCAGAAAGCGGCAGCAGCGCAGGCTAATGGGATTTTTGCGCAGGAAATTGTGCCGGTGATGATACCGCAACGTAAGGGTGAGCCACTACAGGTGGATACCGATGAGCATCCCCGTGCCGATACTACACTGGCGACCTTGAGTAAATTGCGCGCCCCTTTTCGTGAAAACGGCTCAGTGACGGCGGGTAATGCTTCAGGTGTTAATGACGGTGCCTGTGCTTTGTTGCTGGCCTCTGAACAAGCTGCCAGCCGTTATGGCCTAACGCCCAAGGCGCGAGTTGTGGCTATGGCCACAGCGGGGGTGGCGCCGCGTATTATGGGTATGGGGCCAGCGCCAGCGGCGCGCAAAGTGTTAGAAAAGGCTGGCCTGCGTTTAGCCGATATGGATGTGATAGAACTAAACGAAGCATTCGCCGCGCAAGGTTTGGCAGTGATGCGGGAGCTGGGCTTGCCGGATGATGCTGCGCAGGTAAACCCCAATGGCGGCGCTATAGCGCTGGGTCATCCCTTGGGTATGAGTGGCGCACGTTTGGTGACTACGGCTATGTACCAGTTGCATCGCATTCAGGGCCGTTATGCGCTATGCACCATGTGCATAGGTGTAGGGCAGGGCATAGCGATTATTATTGAGCGCGTGTAA
- the paaI gene encoding hydroxyphenylacetyl-CoA thioesterase PaaI, translating to MSTSDLSPQALAQACADSMYKVDNASQSLGMKILSVAPGRAELSMTVRDDMLNGHGSCHGGFIFALADSTFAFACNSRNISTVAQAVSIDYVRPGLAGELLTAVATEKSLAGRTGLYDVTVSNEQGEDVAYFRGKSYRIRGTVLPEPEQ from the coding sequence ATGAGTACTAGCGATTTATCACCACAGGCGTTGGCCCAGGCCTGCGCCGACAGCATGTATAAAGTTGATAATGCCAGCCAATCTTTGGGTATGAAAATACTTAGTGTAGCGCCTGGTCGCGCGGAGCTAAGCATGACAGTACGCGACGATATGCTTAATGGACACGGCAGTTGCCACGGCGGTTTTATTTTTGCCTTAGCAGATTCTACTTTTGCCTTTGCCTGTAATAGTCGAAACATTAGCACGGTTGCGCAGGCTGTAAGCATAGACTATGTGCGCCCGGGTTTGGCTGGTGAGTTGTTAACCGCGGTAGCCACAGAGAAAAGCTTGGCAGGCCGTACCGGCTTGTATGACGTAACGGTGAGTAATGAACAGGGTGAGGATGTGGCGTATTTTCGCGGCAAGTCTTATCGCATTAGAGGCACGGTGCTGCCAGAACCGGAACAATAA
- the paaH gene encoding 3-hydroxyacyl-CoA dehydrogenase PaaH has product MGILPIETIVGVIGAGTMGAGIAQVAAKAGHQVLLYDAAAGAAKQGIARTAAGLQKLVQRNKISAAECEALLSRLTPCDNIADLAPATLVVEAIVEKLEIKQQVFSQLESICSASTIFASNTSSISVTSIAAALSRPQNFLGMHFFNPAPIMKLVEVISGVATDPAVAQCIFDTAASWGKKPVLARSTPGFIVNRVARPFYAEALRVLEEGGADVATIDAIVRESGGFRMGPFELMDLIGHDVNYAVTHSVFDAYFQDPRFKPSLLQQELVNAGYLGRKSGRGFYHYGDTAEQSTSKPQPQTASAQPAPTAIRYRGDLGVAKTLLAQAEKAGVTVASAGHYHSPGIEIDGLRLALTDGRTATQCSAEDNHADVVLFDLALDYDKAQRIALTKSDQCSEQALNKAVGFFQALGKSVSVIDDVPGMVLMRTVCMLANEGADAVNQQVCDAAAVDLAMRNGVNYPCGPLAWADAIGLAWVVDSLDNIGSIYGEDRYRVSPLLCRKVYSGGRFFSDELVDDE; this is encoded by the coding sequence ATGGGCATACTGCCTATAGAGACAATTGTTGGCGTTATAGGTGCTGGCACCATGGGCGCAGGTATTGCGCAAGTGGCCGCCAAAGCCGGGCATCAGGTGTTGTTGTATGACGCTGCCGCCGGCGCGGCCAAGCAGGGCATAGCGCGCACCGCCGCTGGCTTGCAAAAGCTGGTGCAGCGCAACAAAATCTCTGCTGCTGAGTGCGAGGCTTTACTGAGTCGCTTAACCCCCTGCGATAACATTGCCGACTTAGCGCCCGCTACCTTGGTGGTGGAAGCCATAGTGGAAAAGCTTGAGATTAAGCAGCAGGTATTTTCGCAGTTAGAAAGCATTTGCAGCGCTAGCACTATTTTTGCCAGTAACACCTCCTCCATTTCAGTAACGTCTATAGCGGCGGCTTTGTCGCGGCCGCAAAACTTTTTGGGCATGCACTTTTTTAACCCCGCACCCATTATGAAATTGGTAGAGGTTATTAGCGGTGTGGCTACCGATCCCGCTGTAGCGCAGTGTATTTTTGATACTGCGGCCAGCTGGGGTAAAAAACCGGTACTGGCTAGATCGACTCCCGGCTTTATTGTTAATCGCGTGGCTAGGCCTTTTTATGCCGAGGCTTTACGGGTGTTAGAAGAGGGTGGCGCAGACGTTGCTACTATCGATGCCATCGTGCGCGAAAGCGGTGGCTTTCGCATGGGGCCTTTCGAGTTGATGGATTTAATCGGCCACGATGTTAATTACGCGGTAACCCATTCCGTGTTCGATGCTTATTTTCAAGATCCACGCTTTAAGCCTTCGCTGCTGCAGCAAGAATTAGTTAACGCCGGGTACTTGGGGCGCAAAAGCGGCCGTGGTTTTTATCACTATGGCGACACTGCCGAGCAGTCCACATCGAAACCCCAGCCGCAAACCGCTAGTGCACAGCCTGCTCCTACAGCCATACGTTATCGCGGTGATTTAGGCGTTGCCAAAACTCTATTGGCGCAAGCCGAAAAGGCGGGTGTCACGGTTGCTAGTGCTGGCCATTATCACTCGCCAGGTATAGAAATTGATGGCCTGCGATTGGCTTTAACGGATGGTCGCACGGCTACCCAGTGCAGCGCTGAGGATAATCACGCCGATGTCGTGCTATTTGATTTGGCTTTAGATTATGACAAGGCCCAACGCATAGCGCTGACTAAATCTGATCAATGTAGTGAGCAGGCTTTGAATAAAGCGGTGGGGTTTTTTCAGGCCTTAGGTAAATCAGTTTCTGTTATCGATGATGTGCCCGGCATGGTATTGATGCGTACCGTTTGCATGCTTGCCAATGAAGGCGCTGATGCAGTGAATCAACAAGTTTGCGACGCTGCCGCAGTGGACTTAGCCATGCGCAACGGGGTGAATTATCCCTGTGGGCCACTGGCTTGGGCAGACGCTATTGGTTTAGCTTGGGTGGTTGATAGCTTGGACAATATAGGCAGTATTTACGGTGAAGATCGCTATCGTGTTTCGCCCTTGTTGTGTCGAAAAGTGTATAGCGGTGGTCGTTTTTTTAGCGATGAGCTAGTTGATGACGAGTGA
- the paaG gene encoding 2-(1,2-epoxy-1,2-dihydrophenyl)acetyl-CoA isomerase PaaG, whose product MIFNTIEFNIDAGVALLTLNRPEKFNSFNTEMHQELRTVLKEVRSNDDIRCLLITGKGRAFCAGQDLGDRSVTVGDEAPDLGESVEKNYNPLIRAITALELPVICAVNGVAAGAGSSFALAADIVLAARSASFIQSFCKIGVIPDSGSTWALPRLVGMARAKGLALLGDKLAAEQAEAWGLIWQCVDDDKLAETSLALAKQLATQPTKGLSLIKRALKASTANSLDEQLELEKELMRIAGRTEDYREGVAAFMEKRPAVFKGK is encoded by the coding sequence ATGATTTTTAATACCATTGAATTCAATATTGATGCTGGAGTGGCGCTGCTAACGCTTAACCGCCCCGAAAAATTTAATAGCTTTAATACCGAGATGCATCAAGAACTGCGCACAGTATTAAAAGAAGTGCGCAGTAATGATGACATACGCTGCTTATTAATTACCGGTAAGGGCCGTGCCTTTTGTGCCGGCCAAGACTTAGGCGACCGCAGTGTTACCGTGGGTGATGAAGCACCTGATTTGGGCGAGTCGGTAGAAAAAAATTATAACCCGCTAATACGCGCTATTACGGCCTTAGAGTTGCCGGTGATCTGTGCGGTGAATGGCGTAGCTGCCGGTGCCGGTTCCAGCTTTGCGTTGGCTGCCGATATCGTTTTGGCGGCGCGTTCGGCCAGTTTTATTCAGTCTTTTTGTAAAATAGGCGTGATTCCTGATTCCGGTAGCACCTGGGCCTTGCCGCGATTAGTAGGCATGGCGAGAGCCAAGGGCTTGGCTTTATTGGGCGATAAGTTAGCGGCCGAACAGGCGGAAGCCTGGGGCCTTATTTGGCAATGTGTGGACGATGATAAATTAGCGGAAACCAGCCTAGCACTAGCTAAACAGTTGGCAACACAGCCCACTAAAGGTTTGTCGTTAATTAAGCGCGCGTTAAAAGCGTCTACTGCTAACTCACTCGATGAGCAACTAGAGTTAGAGAAAGAGTTGATGCGCATAGCCGGCCGTACAGAAGATTACCGTGAAGGCGTTGCTGCCTTTATGGAAAAGCGCCCAGCCGTTTTTAAAGGTAAATAA
- the paaF gene encoding 2,3-dehydroadipyl-CoA hydratase PaaF: MTQSYETIILEPPVAAVQLIRLNRPQAHNALTSLLLTELATALEAIASNDDIAAVVLTGGDKVFAAGADLKEMAALDMVGVLNDTRPAIWRRIYQFPKPLIAAVNGYALGGGCELAMHADIIIAGDNAQFGQPEINLGMIPGAGGTQRLIRAVGKSLAMKMVLSGEFISALEAKQSGLVAEVTVPEMTIERAMKLAQTIAQKPALAVRQAKDVLLKAFEIDLEAGLQYERKAFTILAGSDDRNEGINAFLEKRKPKYTGR; the protein is encoded by the coding sequence ATGACTCAATCTTATGAAACGATTATTTTAGAGCCGCCCGTTGCGGCTGTGCAGCTTATCCGCCTCAACCGGCCACAGGCTCATAATGCGCTGACTTCATTATTGTTAACGGAGTTGGCGACGGCCTTAGAGGCTATCGCTAGCAATGATGATATTGCCGCCGTGGTGCTTACCGGTGGCGATAAGGTGTTCGCCGCCGGTGCTGATTTAAAAGAGATGGCCGCGCTGGATATGGTGGGGGTGCTCAATGATACTCGCCCGGCTATTTGGCGCCGTATTTATCAATTCCCCAAACCCTTAATTGCGGCAGTTAATGGCTATGCCTTAGGTGGCGGTTGCGAACTGGCCATGCATGCCGACATTATTATTGCCGGCGATAACGCGCAGTTCGGCCAGCCCGAGATTAACCTAGGCATGATACCCGGTGCGGGCGGCACCCAACGTTTGATTCGTGCGGTGGGTAAATCCTTGGCGATGAAGATGGTGTTGTCTGGCGAGTTTATCTCTGCCCTTGAGGCGAAGCAGTCGGGTTTAGTGGCTGAGGTTACCGTGCCTGAAATGACCATAGAGCGCGCGATGAAACTGGCGCAAACCATTGCCCAAAAGCCAGCCTTGGCGGTTAGGCAAGCAAAAGACGTTTTACTTAAAGCCTTTGAGATCGATCTGGAAGCGGGCCTGCAATATGAGCGCAAAGCGTTCACGATATTAGCAGGCAGTGATGATCGCAATGAAGGTATTAATGCTTTTCTTGAAAAGCGCAAACCTAAATACACAGGACGCTAG
- a CDS encoding DapH/DapD/GlmU-related protein — MQVYSIDDITPVVDPSAYVHPTAVLIGDVIVGPHCYVGPNAVLRGDFGRLILEAGANLQDTCVMHGFPGTDTIVEQNGHIGHGAVLHGCRIGRNSLVGMNAVVMDNAEIGEESIVAAGSLVKAQFQCPPRSMLIGSPAKILRQVSDKEIAWKTQGTLEYQQLSLRSQQSMKKVQPLSKVEPDRPRINIESVQPLHKSK, encoded by the coding sequence ATGCAGGTATACAGTATTGACGACATCACCCCAGTCGTAGACCCCAGCGCCTACGTACACCCCACCGCAGTGCTAATAGGCGACGTGATTGTGGGGCCGCACTGCTACGTAGGCCCCAATGCCGTGCTGCGCGGCGACTTCGGGCGATTGATTTTAGAGGCGGGTGCCAATTTGCAAGACACCTGCGTGATGCATGGGTTCCCCGGCACTGACACCATCGTCGAACAGAATGGCCATATAGGTCACGGCGCGGTGTTACACGGCTGCCGCATAGGCCGCAACAGCTTAGTGGGCATGAACGCAGTGGTTATGGATAACGCCGAGATAGGCGAAGAATCTATAGTCGCCGCCGGCTCGCTGGTTAAGGCACAGTTTCAATGCCCGCCACGCAGCATGCTGATAGGCAGCCCGGCAAAAATCCTGCGCCAAGTTAGCGATAAGGAAATAGCCTGGAAAACACAAGGCACCCTGGAGTACCAACAACTCAGCCTGCGCAGCCAACAAAGCATGAAAAAAGTGCAGCCGCTAAGCAAAGTTGAGCCGGATAGGCCTCGTATTAACATCGAATCTGTACAGCCGCTGCATAAAAGCAAATAA
- a CDS encoding EthD family reductase, with amino-acid sequence MYCLTVSYPKSEQARFDFDYYQNSHLALVKEKFGPLGLQDVLLKKNIGVKPGDDSQYFASVDLVFDSQEGMKAALAAAGKAINADIVNYTDVQAQYSFGDFSRF; translated from the coding sequence ATGTATTGCTTAACGGTTAGTTACCCCAAGTCAGAGCAGGCACGGTTTGATTTTGACTATTATCAAAATTCGCACCTAGCCTTGGTAAAAGAAAAATTTGGCCCTTTAGGCCTACAGGATGTTCTTTTAAAGAAAAATATAGGTGTTAAGCCTGGCGATGATAGTCAGTATTTTGCTAGCGTCGATTTAGTGTTTGATAGTCAGGAAGGTATGAAGGCGGCACTAGCCGCTGCGGGTAAAGCTATAAATGCTGATATCGTTAATTACACTGATGTGCAGGCGCAATACAGCTTTGGCGATTTTTCACGTTTTTAG